The DNA segment GCTCCTGGTACTTCTTTGCAGAAGCATTCCAGGAAAAGTCAACTGCCATGCCGCGGTCGATGATCTTGTTCCATTCCCGCTTTTTGTCGTAATAGATATATTTTGCATAGCGGATGATATTTAACATCTCATGGGCGTTATAGTTCGCAAAGGAAAATCCGGTTCCCGTCCCCTCGTACTCATTGTAGGGCCATACGGTGTCCTTCAGGCCGCCGGTCTCGCGGACAATCGGCACCGTGCCGTAGCGGAGCGCCATAAGCTGACTTAAGCCGCAGGGCTCAAAAAGGGACGGCATCAGGAACGCGTCGCAGGACGCATAGATCTTGTGGGACATCGGCTCGGAATAGTAAATCTGCGCCGAAACCCTGCCGTTATATTTCCACTCATAATGGCGGAACATATTTTCATACCGGTCTTCGCCGGTTCCAAGAACCACAAGCTGAACATCCTCGGAGCAGATTTCGTCCATGACGCACTGGATCAGGTCAAAGCCCTTCTGGTCCGTAAGGCGGGAAACGATGCCGATCATGAACTTCTTATCGTCCCTCTCAAGTCCAAGTTCTTCCTGGAGCGCCCTCTTGTTCTTGATCTTTTCCTTGCGGAAGGTGCGGGCGTTATAGTTCTGGACAATATAGGAGTCTGTCTCCGGGTTGAATTCGTCGTAGTCGATGCCGTTTACGATTCCGCGCAGGTCGCCGGAACGCGCACGCATGAGGCCGTCTAAGCCCTCGCCGTAAAACGGCGTCTTGATTTCTTCGGCATACGTATCGCTGACGGTAGTAATGGCGTCCGCATAGACAAGGCCGCCTTTTAACATGTTGCCGTCTTTATAGGCCTCCAGCTTATCCGGCGTGAAATAGTAATCCGGAAGCCCGGAGAATCGCTTGATGGTTTTTACGTCCCACACGCCCTGGAATTTCAGGTTGTGGATCGTCATGACGGTCTTCATGTTCCGGAAAAATTCGCCTTCATGGAAACGGTCTTTCAGATATACGGGGATCAGGCCGGTCTGCCAGTCGTGGCAGTGAACCACGTCCGGCTGCCATCCGATCACAGGAAGCGCCGATAAGGAAGCCTGGCAGAAGAAGGAAAACTTCTCCAGGTCATAGTACCAGTCGCCGTAGGGCTTTTCGCCCCAGAAATAGCTCTCGTTGTCGATAAAGTAGAAGGTGATCCCTTCGTAGACATATTGGAGAATTCCCACATAGCGGCTCTGGCCAAGGTAATCCATGTAAAAATGGTCGATGTAGGTCATCTGGTTGCGGAATACTTCTTTG comes from the Eubacteriaceae bacterium Marseille-Q4139 genome and includes:
- the glgA gene encoding glycogen synthase GlgA, with product MKKVLFIASEAVPFIKTGGLADVVGSLPKCFDKRYFDVRVMIPKYLCIKEVFRNQMTYIDHFYMDYLGQSRYVGILQYVYEGITFYFIDNESYFWGEKPYGDWYYDLEKFSFFCQASLSALPVIGWQPDVVHCHDWQTGLIPVYLKDRFHEGEFFRNMKTVMTIHNLKFQGVWDVKTIKRFSGLPDYYFTPDKLEAYKDGNMLKGGLVYADAITTVSDTYAEEIKTPFYGEGLDGLMRARSGDLRGIVNGIDYDEFNPETDSYIVQNYNARTFRKEKIKNKRALQEELGLERDDKKFMIGIVSRLTDQKGFDLIQCVMDEICSEDVQLVVLGTGEDRYENMFRHYEWKYNGRVSAQIYYSEPMSHKIYASCDAFLMPSLFEPCGLSQLMALRYGTVPIVRETGGLKDTVWPYNEYEGTGTGFSFANYNAHEMLNIIRYAKYIYYDKKREWNKIIDRGMAVDFSWNASAKKYQELYDWLIGY